In one window of Flavobacterium ginsengisoli DNA:
- a CDS encoding efflux RND transporter periplasmic adaptor subunit, producing the protein MRAFIGAIFLISCGNKKNEETKSAETKSIDIIKLSPEQVKNAGLESGNPTVKNVKEILQLQGTVTVPPKSVISISIPLGGYVKSTNLIAGMNVQKGQVLAVLEDMQFIELQQNYLMAKEKFELAQNEHKRQKELNANKAASDKVLEQITTEMRTQRITMSSLEQKLNLLGINAKTLNVGNISKTIRVVSPINGLVSKVNVNIGKYVNPTDMLFELIDKKDIVLTLNAFEKDVTSLSIGQTVMAYTNASDAKKYAAKIAFINQSLNGDRATEIICNVNAYNPALLPGLFVNAEVEIENKKALTVPEDAVVRWQGKFYVFTAIGNNQFQMNEVKSGVKNEGFTQITSDAISDSSKVVVKNAYTLLMSAMNNDEQ; encoded by the coding sequence TTGCGAGCGTTCATAGGCGCTATATTTCTTATTTCTTGTGGAAATAAGAAAAATGAAGAAACCAAAAGTGCTGAAACTAAAAGCATTGATATTATTAAATTAAGTCCTGAACAAGTTAAAAATGCAGGATTAGAAAGCGGTAATCCAACGGTGAAGAATGTAAAAGAGATTTTACAGCTTCAAGGTACAGTAACAGTTCCGCCAAAAAGCGTAATAAGTATTAGTATTCCGTTGGGAGGTTATGTAAAAAGCACTAATCTTATTGCCGGAATGAACGTTCAGAAAGGTCAGGTTTTGGCTGTTTTAGAAGATATGCAGTTTATAGAATTGCAACAAAATTATCTAATGGCGAAAGAGAAATTCGAATTGGCCCAAAACGAACACAAAAGGCAAAAAGAGTTAAATGCAAATAAAGCGGCGAGTGATAAAGTTTTAGAACAGATTACAACTGAAATGAGAACGCAACGCATTACAATGTCTTCTTTAGAGCAAAAATTAAATCTATTAGGAATTAATGCTAAAACGCTGAATGTTGGAAATATTAGCAAAACGATTCGAGTTGTTTCTCCAATTAATGGTCTGGTTTCTAAAGTAAATGTCAACATTGGAAAATATGTAAATCCGACAGATATGCTTTTTGAATTAATTGATAAAAAAGATATTGTTCTAACTTTAAACGCGTTCGAAAAAGACGTGACTTCGCTTTCAATTGGTCAGACTGTAATGGCTTATACCAATGCTTCTGATGCTAAAAAGTATGCGGCTAAAATCGCTTTTATCAATCAAAGCTTAAATGGAGATCGAGCGACAGAAATTATCTGTAATGTAAACGCTTATAATCCTGCACTTTTACCTGGTTTGTTTGTAAACGCCGAAGTTGAAATTGAAAATAAGAAAGCGTTAACTGTTCCAGAAGATGCAGTAGTACGTTGGCAAGGAAAATTTTATGTGTTTACAGCTATTGGAAATAACCAGTTTCAAATGAATGAAGTTAAATCTGGAGTCAAAAATGAGGGCTTTACTCAAATTACTTCTGATGCGATTTCTGACTCTTCAAAAGTGGTTGTCAAAAATGCATATACTTTATTGATGTCTGCCATGAATAATGACGAACAATAA
- a CDS encoding metallophosphoesterase, producing MKIQIQNETFILHPSGAVFWESKKIIIISDVHLGKVTHFRKHGIAIPQNAISENFRKITAVLDYFLPEKIIFLGDLFHSVKNAEWNLFEEWLSIHDQETYLITGNHDIIDEIHYKKIGVIVTELLELNHFFHASSYRKRKSV from the coding sequence ATGAAAATTCAAATACAAAATGAAACCTTTATACTTCACCCAAGCGGAGCTGTTTTTTGGGAATCTAAAAAAATAATTATCATTTCTGATGTTCATTTAGGAAAAGTTACGCATTTTAGAAAACACGGAATCGCAATACCGCAAAATGCCATTTCTGAAAATTTTAGAAAAATCACAGCCGTTTTGGATTATTTTCTGCCTGAAAAAATTATTTTCTTGGGCGATTTATTTCACAGCGTCAAAAATGCAGAATGGAATTTATTTGAAGAATGGCTTTCCATTCATGATCAAGAAACTTATTTAATTACTGGAAACCATGACATTATTGATGAAATTCATTATAAAAAAATTGGTGTGATCGTTACCGAACTTTTAGAATTGAATCATTTTTTTCACGCATCATCCTACAGAAAAAGAAAATCTGTTTAA
- a CDS encoding oleate hydratase: protein MKNITSKFEKVLNNSTTYGNVNHEPDSSTETQLNTPEKSMPFSDQIGNYQRNIGIPLKSHENSKIYIVGSGIAGMAAAYYFIRDGRIPAKNITFLEQLHIDGGSLDGAGNPKDGYIIRGGREMDMTYENLWDIFQDIPALEMPPPYTVLDEYRLINDNDSNYSKARLIHKNGEIKDFSKFGLNKKDQLAIVKLLLKRKDELDDLTIEDYFSATFLESNFWTFWRTMFAFENWHSLLELKLYMHRFLHAIDGLNDLSSLVFPKYNQYDTFITPLRKFLEEKGVNIKFHTLIKDLIIQSNTEGKIVEGIITEHEGKESRSPIGKDDFVIVTTGSMTEDTFYGDNKTAPIIGIDNSTSGKSPGWMLWKNLATKSPIFGKPEKFCSNIEKSSWESVTLTCRPSAFVEKLKEYSVNDPYSGKTVTGGIITITDSNWLMSFTCNRQPHFPDQPDDILVIWVYSLFMDKPGNYIKKVMPECTGDEILAELSFHLGIIDKLDNVIENTILRSAFMPYITSMFMPRAKGDRPRVVPEGRKNLGLIGQFVETNNDVVFTMESSIRTARIAVYKLLNLNKQVPDINPLQYDIRHLLKAVRTLNDGKAFLGESILHKVLRGTYFEHVLPPIEEDKEEHESFISEQVNRFKDWIKGVKD, encoded by the coding sequence ATGAAGAATATTACGTCAAAATTTGAAAAAGTTCTAAACAATTCTACGACCTACGGAAATGTAAATCATGAACCAGATTCGAGTACAGAAACCCAATTAAACACCCCAGAAAAATCAATGCCGTTTTCAGATCAAATTGGAAATTACCAACGTAATATTGGAATTCCACTCAAATCGCACGAAAACAGTAAAATCTATATTGTAGGAAGCGGAATTGCAGGAATGGCCGCGGCCTATTATTTTATAAGAGATGGCCGAATTCCAGCAAAAAACATCACTTTTTTAGAACAACTTCATATTGACGGCGGTTCTTTGGACGGCGCAGGAAATCCGAAAGATGGATATATTATTCGTGGAGGACGCGAAATGGATATGACTTATGAAAATCTTTGGGATATTTTCCAAGATATTCCCGCTCTAGAAATGCCGCCTCCATATACCGTTTTAGATGAATATCGATTAATCAATGACAATGATTCTAATTATTCTAAAGCGCGTTTAATTCATAAAAATGGCGAAATTAAAGACTTTAGCAAATTTGGTTTAAACAAAAAAGATCAGCTTGCTATTGTAAAATTACTTCTTAAAAGAAAAGACGAATTAGATGATCTTACTATTGAAGATTATTTTAGCGCAACGTTTCTAGAAAGCAATTTTTGGACATTTTGGAGAACTATGTTTGCTTTTGAAAACTGGCATAGTTTATTAGAACTTAAACTTTATATGCATCGTTTTCTCCACGCCATTGACGGACTAAATGATCTCTCTTCATTAGTCTTTCCGAAATACAATCAATACGATACTTTTATTACTCCGCTTCGAAAATTTCTTGAAGAAAAAGGCGTAAATATTAAATTTCATACGCTTATAAAAGATCTAATTATTCAAAGTAATACTGAAGGTAAAATTGTTGAAGGAATTATTACTGAGCATGAAGGAAAAGAATCAAGATCTCCTATCGGAAAGGATGATTTTGTTATTGTAACAACAGGTTCTATGACCGAAGATACTTTTTATGGAGACAATAAAACAGCGCCAATTATTGGTATCGACAACTCCACAAGCGGTAAAAGTCCAGGATGGATGTTGTGGAAAAATCTTGCGACAAAATCTCCTATTTTTGGCAAGCCTGAAAAGTTCTGCAGTAATATCGAAAAATCATCTTGGGAATCTGTTACTTTAACTTGCCGACCTTCTGCTTTTGTAGAGAAACTAAAAGAATACTCGGTAAACGATCCATACTCAGGAAAAACAGTGACTGGCGGAATTATCACGATTACCGATTCTAATTGGCTAATGAGTTTTACTTGTAACAGACAGCCCCACTTTCCAGATCAGCCAGATGATATTTTGGTAATTTGGGTTTATTCATTGTTTATGGACAAACCAGGAAATTATATTAAGAAAGTAATGCCCGAATGTACAGGAGACGAAATTTTAGCCGAATTAAGCTTTCATCTCGGAATAATCGACAAACTTGACAATGTAATTGAAAATACAATTTTACGAAGTGCTTTTATGCCCTACATTACTTCTATGTTTATGCCTCGAGCAAAAGGCGATCGTCCTAGAGTTGTACCTGAAGGTCGCAAAAATCTTGGTTTAATTGGACAATTTGTTGAAACAAATAATGATGTAGTTTTCACAATGGAAAGTTCGATTAGAACGGCTAGAATTGCGGTTTATAAGTTATTGAATTTAAACAAACAGGTTCCCGATATTAATCCGCTTCAGTATGATATTCGTCATTTGCTAAAAGCAGTAAGAACGCTCAATGACGGAAAAGCATTTTTAGGCGAAAGTATTCTGCATAAAGTTTTAAGAGGAACTTACTTTGAGCATGTTTTGCCGCCAATTGAAGAAGATAAAGAAGAACATGAATCTTTTATTTCAGAACAGGTAAACCGATTTAAAGATTGGATAAAAGGGGTTAAGGATTAA